CCGATACCCTGGTACTCATCGACGAGTTGGGCTCGGGCACCGACCCCGCCGAGGGGGCTGCGCTCGCGCAGTCGCTCATCGAGACCCTGCTGGGGCAGGATGCCCGCGGCATCATCACCTCGCACCTCTCGCCCCTCAAGCTCTTCGCGCTGGAGACTCCCGGGCTCAAGAATGCCTCGATGGGCTTCGACCTGGAGGCCCTGGCCCCGACCTACCAGCTTCAGGTGGGGCAGCCGGGCCGCTCCTACGCCCTCGCCATCGCGCGCCGGATGGGCTTGCCGGAGGGTGTACTCGCCCGCGCCGAGGAATTGCTCGGCCCCGACGCGGGCCTGATGGAGCGGATGCTGGAGGGGTTGGAGCGCGAGCGGGCGGACCTCGCCTCGGAGCTGGAGCGGGCCACGACCGCCCGCCGCGACGCGGAGGCCGAACTCGGCCGGGTGCGCCAGGAGCGCGAGACGCTGGAGGCCCGCCGGGACGAAATGATCGCCGAGGCCGCCCAGAAGGCCGAAACGCTGTACGCCGACGCCATCGAGCGGGTCCGCACCCTGCGCGCCCGCGCCCAGGAGGACAGTGCCCGCCCCCGGGTGATGCAGGAGCTGCGCGAGCTGCGCTCGGCGGCCCAGAAGGCCCGCCCCGCCCCGCCCCCGCCCCGCGAGGAGCGCGGCGACCCCATCCGGGTGGGGAGCGCGGTCGAGGTGCCCGCCTACGGCGCGACCGGCCAGGTGCTGGAGATGCGCGGCGACGACCTCGTGGTGCAGCTCGGCGTGATGAAGGTGGGCGTGAGGCGCCGGGACGTGCGCCTCAAACCCGAGCCCAAGGTGAAGTCGCCCCGGCCCGCCTTCGCAGGGACGAGCCCCAATACCTTCCAGGGCGAGCTGCAACTGCGCGGCCTGGGGGTGGAGGAGGCGGTCGAGGAACTCCGAACCGCGATCACCGAGGCGCAGGCCCTGCGGGAGACCCCGCTGCGGGTGGTGCACGGCAAGGGGCAGGGGGTGCTGCGGCGGTTGCTGCGCGACTATCTCAAGACCGACAAGCGCGTCGAGTCCTTTCACGACGCCGAGGCGAACCAGGGCGGGCACGGCGTGACCATCGTGAACGTTCGAGTCTAAAAGTTCACCTCCCCGGGGAACAAGTTCGGCCCATGAGGTTGTCTAGACCAATTCAGAGTTTTGTGCGACCTGTCCAGGCAGGATGCGGGCGTGTTCGACCGATCCTCTTCGGCCCTGAGACTCGCGGCGGCCACGGCCATGCTCTCCCTGTCTGCCCTCGCCGCCGCCCAGCCGGTCTTTCACCTGCCCGCCAACTACCTGTCGCGGTTTTCGAGCACGGAGCTGCTCGCTTCCAGCGAGGCGGGGTTTGGCGTTCGGTACGTGCCCCTGCCGCTCACCCAGGACATCCGTATCTCGGTGGTCAAGGCGCCGACCCACTGGGATTACGGCGTCAGCGCCCGGTTAAACGACACCAGCCTCGCGGCTGGAGTCTTCTACAACGTCCCCAAGCTGGAGGTCACCCATGATCCCTCCAGGGGGTTGCAGTTCCGGGGGCTGGTCCAGGGCAATGGGGCCACGTCCTTTTTCACCGGGGGCTACGCCTTCACCGCCCTGGGTGACCGGGTGCGCGTGCTGAACAACGTGGGGGTCGGCTTCGAGGGTGACAGCGTCGCTGCGCCCTACACGCAAACGGAGGTGGGAGGGGGGTATGGCCGCGCTTTCGGCAAGTTCAATGCCTCGTTCGGGGCGACGGCGCGGGTCTTCACCTTTCCGGCGCAGCGGCAGGCGCAGGGCAGCCTGGATTTCAGCGTGAGCGCCAACATCTCGCCCCTGAGGGGGCTCACGCTCGACGCCTCCCACTTCGAACGCTTCGCCGTCGGCAAGGTCACCCTGGGCGCGCTGAACTACGGCCGTTACGAGGAGTCGAACGCCAGCCTCACCTACCGCCTGCCGGTGGGGTCCACCCCGCCCGCCTTCACCGTGGGCGCCCTGCGCACCCGGGTGAACCGGGTCTGGACGGGCAACGTCACCTCTGTCTATGCCGACCTGCTGCTGCGCGCGGAGGTGATTCCCTCGATGTTCGGCCCCTCGGTCGGCTACCAGTGGGCGGCGGACGGCACGGGCAAGTGGCTCTTCAGCCTGGCGTTCATGGGCAAGTGACCGGCTGATTCCCGGTGCCCCGGGGGCTTCCCCCGCGCAGCCGGGAGTCTGCTTCCCACCCTCCCGCCTGGAGCAAGCCGCCTGACGGACGAGCTTGCGTTGTCTGCCAGACGTGCTTGTGGCAGAATGCCGGGCGAATTCTCAGAAATTCGTTCCTTTTCCTTCATCCCCATGCACGCGAGCAGTGGAGGGCAGCCGTGGTACAAGCGACGAGACAGGTCAGACTCACCCGGGAGGGCTTCGAGCGCCTTCAGCGCACCCTGGCGCAGGAGAACGCCCGCCTGGCAGAGGCGACCCGCATCCTGCAAGAGCAGATGGAGACGAGCGCCGACAACGAGGACACTGGCCTGGAGGACGCCAAGCGCGAGAAGCTGAATATCGAGGCCCGCATCGAGGAGCTGGAGGACACCCTCGCCCGCGCCGCGATCATCGAGGACCACGAGAACGACGGGCGGGTGGAACTCGGCGCGGTGGTCACCCTCGCCAACGAGACCACCAAAAAGGACATGCGCGTGCAGGTCGTCAGTGCCCCCGAGGCGGCGGTCCTCGGCGGCAGCCTGCCCCGCATCAGCGAGGAGAGCCCGGTGGGCAAGCAGCTCATGGGCCGCAAGCCCGGCGAGACCTTTGTGGTGAACCTGGAAAACGGCCGTCAGGTCAAGTACCGGGTCAAGACCATCGAGTATTAGGCGGAGCAGGGGAGAGCGGGGGGTGCCGGTGGGGGCCCTCCGCTCCCTCTTTTGCCCCTGCGCCGCCGCCTATACTTCCCCCCATGTCCGACTCCGGCCCCACCCCAGACCCCCGCCGCGCGGGGCTGCACGAGCAGACCGTCAGCCGCCTGAACAACCAGGACGCGCTGCGCGAGGCGGGCTTTGAACCCTACCCCTACAGCTACCCGCAGACCCACCACACCCGCGACGTGCTCGCCGCCCACCCGGGGGTGGAGCCCGGCCAGGAGTGGCCGGAGGAGACGTACGCGCTGGCGGGCCGCGTGACCCTGCTGCGCCACATGGGCAAGGCGGCCTTCGCCGACCTCACCGACGAACACGGCTCCATCCAACTCCACTTCTCCAGGCAGGACACCGAGCAGTTCGACGCGACGAAGAAAATTGACCTGGGCGACATCATCGGCGTGACGGGCTTTCCCTTCGTCACGCGGACGGGTCAGCTCACCCTGCGGGTCAGGTCGTGGCAGCCCCTGGTCAAGAGCCTGCACCCCCTCCCCAGCAAGTTCCACGGGCTCCAGGACGAGGAGCTGCGCGCCCGGCGGCGGTATCTGGACCTGATGGTGACGGAGGGCGCCCGGCAGAAGTTCCAGGCCCGCAGCCGCATCATCCGTTACCTGCGCAACGAACTCGACCGCCGGGGCTTCATGGAGGTCGAGGGGCCGACCCTCCAGGTCACGGCGGGCGGCGCCGAGGCCCGGCCCTTCATGACGCACCACAACGCGCTCTCGCACGACTTCAAGCTGCGGATCAGCCTGGAACTGTACCTCAAGCGCCTGCTGGTCGGCGGCTTCGAGCGGGTGTACGAGATCGGGCGGGTGTACCGCAACGAGGGCATCGACCGCACCCACAACCCCGAGTTCACGATGCTCGAACTCTACTGGGCCTACGTGGACTACGCCGAGATCGCCCGGTTGGTCGAGGATCTGCTCAGCGGGCTGGCGCAGGAGCTGCACGGGGCCTACACGTTCGAGTACGGGGGCAGGGCGCTCGACTTCACGCCGCCCTTCGCCCGGGTGGACTACGTGGGGTCGCTGCGCGAACACGTGCCGGGGCTGGACTTCGATCCCCTGGACCTCGGCCGCCTGCGCGAGTTCTGCGCGGCGCGCTTCCCGCAGTGGAAGGGGGTGCCCGACTACAAGCTCCTCGACAAGCTGTTCGGCGAGTTCGTGGAGCCGCTGCTCGTGAACCCGACCTTCGTGATGGACCACCCCGCGGTGATCAGCCCCCTCGCCAAGCGGCACCGCACCCGCGAGGGCCTGACCGAACGCTTTGAGGTGTTCTGCTCGGGCTTCGAGTTGGCAAACGCCTTTTCGGAACTCAACGACGCCTTCGATCAGCGCGCCCGCTTTGAGGCCCAGTCCGCCCGCCGCGACGCCGGGGACGACGAGGCCCACGCCCAGGACGAGGACTTCCTGCTCGCGCTGGAGTACGGGATGCCGCCCGCCGGGGGCCTGGGCATCGGCATCGACCGCCTCGCCATGTTGCTGACGGACAGCGACTCCATCCGCGACGTGCTGCTCTTCCCCCTGCTGCGGCCCGAGGGACAGGGGCAGCCCCAGGAGTCGGGGCAACTCTCCGCTCAGGGGTAGGAGCCGTTCGGGAAGGAGCTGGGACCTCTGGGCTCCGGCTCTTTCCTTTGCCGCCAGACATTTAATTGGTTCTGTTGACAAACAAAGGCCAAAGGGGGCAGGATGAAGCGTTCCATAAGACCGCCCGCCTCGTGTCCACGAGGTCTCCTCCGCTTTCTCATCCCGGGGTTGCCTTGACGTACGCCGAGTTGCCCACCGCCACGCTGGACCTGGCCGCGATCCGTGCCCGGCACACCCTCATGCTGCTGGGCCGGCTGTGGCAGGGGGACCGGGCCCGGGTGGACCTGGCCCGGGAACTGGGCCTGTCGCGCAGCGCGATCGGCTCCATCGTGGCCGAGCTGATGGACGCCGGGCTGGTGCAGGAGGCGGGACAAAGAGGCGCCGTCCGCAGTTCGGGAAGGGGAGAGGGCGGGCCGGTGGGCCGCCGGGCGACCCTGCTCGCCCTGAATACCCGGGCCGTCTTCCTGCTCGCCGTGGACCTGGGCGCAAGCCACGTGCGGGTCGATCTGCTCGACCTGCGCTGCGCCCCGCTGGCCTCCCGCACGGTGGCGCACGACATCCTGCTCGGGCCGGCGGCGACCTACGCCAGGCTGACCGAGCTGACCTGCGCGGTGCTCGCGGAGGCGGGCGTGGAGCGGGACCGGGTGGCGGCGGTCGGCGCGGGCGTGCCCGGCCCGGTGGACCACGCGACCGGCTGCGTCGTGCAGCCCCCCAACATGCCCGGCTGGGACGGCGAGAACGTGGCGGCGGGGCTGGAGCGCGTCCTCGGCCTGCCCACCCGCGTGGACAACGACGCCAACCTGGGGGCGCTCGCCGAGACCCGTTTCGGGGCGCACCGGGGCGCGGCAGACCTGATCTACGTGAAGGCCGCGACCGGCATCGGGGCGGGTGTGCTCCTCGGCGGGCGGCTGCACCGGGGCGTGCGGGGCGGGGCGGGCGAGATCGGGCACATCAGCATCAACGAGCAGGGGCCGGTGGGCCGCAGCGGCAACCCTGGCAGCCTGGAGAGCTACGCGGCGGGGCAGGTGCTGGTGAGGACTGCCGCCGAGCGCCGCGCCGCCGGGGTGCCCACCACCCTGCCCGATCCGGTCACCCTGGCCGACCTCATCGAGCGGGCAAACACCGACCCCCTGGCCCGTGAGGTGTGGGCAGAGGCCGGACATCACCTCGGCGTGGCGATCAGCACCGCGCTCAACCTCTTCAACCCCAGCGCGGTCGTGATCGGCGGGCGGCTGGCGGGCGCGGGCGAGGTGTTCCTGAACGCCGTGCGCGAGAGTGCCCTGAGCCGCACCATGCGCATCAACGCGGGCGGCACCCGCATCGACCTCAGCACGCTGGGGGGGGACGCCGGGGTGCTTGGGGCGGGCGCGATGCTCCTCGACCACCTCTTTACGCCCGGCGGCCTGCGCCACCTGTACCGGGTCGCGGCGGTGGGCCGGGGGCCGCCCCGGACTCCGGCCGCGTTGCCGACCGTCCCCACCGCCCTGCCGTTCTCCCTAGGAGGAACCCCATGAAGAAAGCTCTGCTCATTGCCGCCGCCCTCGCCGTCACGGGCACCGCCGCCGCCGCCGGGAAGCTCGAAATCTTCTCCTGGTGGTCCGGTGACGAGGGCCCCGCCCTCGACGCCCTGGTCAAGCTCTACAAGCAGAAGTACCCCAGCGTGAACCTCGTGAACGCCACGGTCGCGGGCGGCGCGGGCACGAACGCCAAGGCCGTCCTCAAGACCCGGATGCTCGGCGGCGATCCGCCGGACTCCTTCCAGGTACACGCCGGGCAGGAACTCATCGGGACCTGGGTGGTGGCCAACCGCATGGAGGACCTGACCAGCCTCTACAAGTCCGAGGGCTGGATGTCGAAGTTTCCCAAGGACCTGATCCCGCTGCTGTCGAGCAAGGGCGGCATCTGGAGCGTGCCCGTCAACGTCCACCGCTCCAACGTGATGTGGTACGTGCCCGCCAACCTCAAGAAGTGGGGCGTGACGCCGCCCAAGACCATCGACGAACTCCTGAAGACCTGCGCCACCCTCAAGGCCAAGGGTGTGGCGGCTCCCATCTCGGTGGGCGACAGCAGCTTCCCGCAGCCGCATATGTGGGAGTCCATCGCGCTGGGCACGCTGGGCACCCAGGGCTGGGCCGACCTCTTCAGCGGCAAGCTGAAGTTCACCGACCCCCGTGCGGTCAAGGTCTGGACCAACTTCGGCAAGGTTATGGACTGCACGAACAAGGACTCCTCGGGCCTGACCTGGCAGCAGGCGACCGACCGGGTGGCGAAGGGCCAGTCGGCCTTCAACATCATGGGGGACTGGGCCGCCGGGTACATGGCGACCACCCTCAAGCTCAAGCCCGGCACCGGCTTCGGCTGGGCGCCCGCGCCCGGCACGGCGGGGACCTTCCTGTTCCTCTCGGACTCCTTCGGGCTGCCCAAGGGGGCCAAGGACCGCACCGAGGCCCTCAACTGGCTGAGGCTGCTGGGCAGCAAGCAGGGCCAGGACACCTTCAACCCCCTCAAGGGCTCCATCGCGGCCAGGACCGACTCCGACCTCAGCAAGTACAACGCCTACTCGCAGTCGGCGGCCAAGGACTGGCGCAGCAACAAGATCGCGGGCAGCCTGATCCACGGCGTCGTCGCCAACGAGACCTTTACCAGC
This genomic interval from Deinococcus aerius contains the following:
- a CDS encoding GreA/GreB family elongation factor, with product MVQATRQVRLTREGFERLQRTLAQENARLAEATRILQEQMETSADNEDTGLEDAKREKLNIEARIEELEDTLARAAIIEDHENDGRVELGAVVTLANETTKKDMRVQVVSAPEAAVLGGSLPRISEESPVGKQLMGRKPGETFVVNLENGRQVKYRVKTIEY
- the lysS gene encoding lysine--tRNA ligase encodes the protein MSDSGPTPDPRRAGLHEQTVSRLNNQDALREAGFEPYPYSYPQTHHTRDVLAAHPGVEPGQEWPEETYALAGRVTLLRHMGKAAFADLTDEHGSIQLHFSRQDTEQFDATKKIDLGDIIGVTGFPFVTRTGQLTLRVRSWQPLVKSLHPLPSKFHGLQDEELRARRRYLDLMVTEGARQKFQARSRIIRYLRNELDRRGFMEVEGPTLQVTAGGAEARPFMTHHNALSHDFKLRISLELYLKRLLVGGFERVYEIGRVYRNEGIDRTHNPEFTMLELYWAYVDYAEIARLVEDLLSGLAQELHGAYTFEYGGRALDFTPPFARVDYVGSLREHVPGLDFDPLDLGRLREFCAARFPQWKGVPDYKLLDKLFGEFVEPLLVNPTFVMDHPAVISPLAKRHRTREGLTERFEVFCSGFELANAFSELNDAFDQRARFEAQSARRDAGDDEAHAQDEDFLLALEYGMPPAGGLGIGIDRLAMLLTDSDSIRDVLLFPLLRPEGQGQPQESGQLSAQG
- a CDS encoding ROK family transcriptional regulator, whose product is MTYAELPTATLDLAAIRARHTLMLLGRLWQGDRARVDLARELGLSRSAIGSIVAELMDAGLVQEAGQRGAVRSSGRGEGGPVGRRATLLALNTRAVFLLAVDLGASHVRVDLLDLRCAPLASRTVAHDILLGPAATYARLTELTCAVLAEAGVERDRVAAVGAGVPGPVDHATGCVVQPPNMPGWDGENVAAGLERVLGLPTRVDNDANLGALAETRFGAHRGAADLIYVKAATGIGAGVLLGGRLHRGVRGGAGEIGHISINEQGPVGRSGNPGSLESYAAGQVLVRTAAERRAAGVPTTLPDPVTLADLIERANTDPLAREVWAEAGHHLGVAISTALNLFNPSAVVIGGRLAGAGEVFLNAVRESALSRTMRINAGGTRIDLSTLGGDAGVLGAGAMLLDHLFTPGGLRHLYRVAAVGRGPPRTPAALPTVPTALPFSLGGTP
- a CDS encoding ABC transporter substrate-binding protein; translation: MKKALLIAAALAVTGTAAAAGKLEIFSWWSGDEGPALDALVKLYKQKYPSVNLVNATVAGGAGTNAKAVLKTRMLGGDPPDSFQVHAGQELIGTWVVANRMEDLTSLYKSEGWMSKFPKDLIPLLSSKGGIWSVPVNVHRSNVMWYVPANLKKWGVTPPKTIDELLKTCATLKAKGVAAPISVGDSSFPQPHMWESIALGTLGTQGWADLFSGKLKFTDPRAVKVWTNFGKVMDCTNKDSSGLTWQQATDRVAKGQSAFNIMGDWAAGYMATTLKLKPGTGFGWAPAPGTAGTFLFLSDSFGLPKGAKDRTEALNWLRLLGSKQGQDTFNPLKGSIAARTDSDLSKYNAYSQSAAKDWRSNKIAGSLIHGVVANETFTSGFGGIVAQFVQNRDANAAAQATQALATQAGIGK